TGATCCTGACGGTGTGCCTGCAGGTTTTTGCCCGCTATGCGCTTCCATGGTCTCCTCCCTGGACGGAGGAGTTGGCCAGGTTTTGTTTCATCTACATGGTGAGTTTGGGAGCGGGATTGGCGATAAAGGACAGGTCTTATGTGAATGTGGATATCCTATTGGAGTCAATGGGACCCAAGCAAAGAATAATTATGGATAGTTTCATCCTCTTGATGATCCTTATGTTGATGGGATTGATGTTATGGTTTTCTATTCCATTGATAAAAATTGTACAGTTGCAGCTTTCAGCTTCCCTGAAAGTAAACATGGCCTTGATTTACTTTTCGATGTTTTGTATGTCCGCATTGGTCTTACTTTATGGGATAAGGGAGTTTCAAAAAAATATCAACCGTCTTAGAAATTCCAGATGATCTTACTTCTGTTTTTGGCCTTTCTGATTTTCCTGATTATTGGTATTCCTATAGCCTTTGCTTTGGGATTGTCATCCATGGTGTATTTGCTTTTTTCAGACATTCCTTTGATCGTGATTCCCCAAAAGATGTATGCAGGATTGGATGTCTTTGTGCTACTTTCCATTCCGGGGTTTATTCTTGCGGGTAACCTGATGAATGCTGCAGGAATCACCCAAAGGATCATAGCTTTCTGCAATGCCCTGCTTGGCCATATCAGGGGAGGCTTGGGATTGGCCAATGTGGGGGCTTCCATGCTGTTTGGGGGGATTTCCGGAACAGCTATTGCCGATACTGCCAGTATTGGATCGGTGATGATTCCCGCCATGGAAAAGGAAGGGTATGATAAAGGGTTTTCCTGCGCAGTGACGGCTACCTCTTCCACCTTAGGCCCGATTATTCCTCCCAGTTTGCCCATGATCATTGCTGCTACCATGACGGGATTGTCCGTTGGTAAACTGTTTATCGCAGGAATCATTCCCGGTTTACTTCTTGGCTTAGGTTTGCTTGGACTGACGTATTTTATTTCTGTTAAGCGGAAGTATCCAAAGAAGAAAAGAGCTTCCCTGATGGTAATGGTCAAGAGTTTTTATCAGGCTTTCTGGGTTTTAATGATGACGCTGTTGATCTTGTTTGGCATTATAGGAGGAGTCTTTACCCCAACCGAGGCCTCTATCATGGCAGTAATTTATGCCTTGTTGATTGGTTTGTTGGTGTATAAGGAGCTCAAGTGGGCCCAAATACCCAAAGTCATTCTGGATTCTGCGAAGATGACTGCTTCTTTGATGGTTTTGGTGGGCTTCGCCAATCTCTTTGCCTGGATCATGACAGTGGAGGAAATCCCGCAGCTGATAGCATCCGGGCTACTTGGGTTCACGGAAAATAAGTTTCTGATCCTTTTGCTGATCAATATCCTGTTGCTGTTTGTAGGTGCCTTTATGGAGACCATTGCAGCCTTGCTGATTTTATTTCCGGTGCTCTTGGGAGTGGCGGTGCATGTCGGAGTGGATCCGGTACAGTTTGCCATCATCATGGTCATGAATTTGGTCATTGGTCTGACCACTCCTCCGGTAGGTGTCTGCTTGTTTGTGGCCCCCAGTATAGGAAATATTTCTTTGGAGAAAATTACCAGGGCAGGCTTCCCATTTCTCTTGGTCAGCCTGATTATTCTTCTGCTGGTGACTTATGTGCCAGAGGTTTCGTTATTTTTGCCGGGTTTGTTTTATGATTGAATACCATGAAACTCCATACCCCCAGTAATCTTCTTCATCTGACTTCTTTCCAATACTTCATCAGAAGTAAGTCTGAGCATTTTGAGCTTAACTTTATTCACCAAACTAAAATATTAAAAAAATTAAATTGTAACATATTAGTGGTTTTAATGGAAATTTTCATAATTCGGTGTTGATGACGGTTTAAATTTCAATTTTCCATTTTCAAAAGTAGATTTGAATAGAATTACTGGGCAACCAAGATGCAAGCAATATGTTATTACATCTAACTAAACCATAATCTAACCTTTAGATTTTTTAATTCAATCTAAATTCAAAAACAGCATATTTTGAATAAGTCGATTCTTCGTCATCTTTATCTTTTTCACGCATTAAGATCTTACCATTCTCCAACAGGATAATCTCTGCATTTGGGTCAAAATTTTCAGGAAAACTAATGGGAGGGGAAACTAGATGACCCTTATCCAAAAAGTAAAATTTATACAAGGTAGGATCCGTAAGAGGGAAATAATATTCATTATTGACTTTTTTCTTTTCCAATTCCACTTCACTGATTCCTGAGTACCTGAGTAGGATGTAGCCACTTTCATCCGCAGGGAATAAACTAACTGTTTTACCTTTTCCCTTATCTTCCAGGCTTTGTTCGACTATTTGGACATATTTGACCAATTCAAAATTCTTGGTTAAATCATAAATCCCAATGGTAAGGGAATTATCAAATGTAAGGTGGAGTAATTTCTGATTGTCATCCAGAAAATACACCTGTGTCAAGTCAAACTCTTTGTCTGCGGGTTTATAGGGGCTGAAGAAACCAAATTGGATTGGAAGCTTCCAGGTCAAAGATCCGTCTGATGGATCAAAAACCTCGAGCAAATTTTGGGAAGATATTGAGGGGTCTACATCTGCAATTGGAATCTTAATATTTGAGTAAAAAGAGGGCAAAACTTGAGGATATGTTGCACCATTGAGAAAGAAATAGGGAGTTTTGATTTTAGGTCCTCCATAGAAAATAATATTGAAAAAGGAGCTGAATCTCCACCGATTTATCACTTCCCAATTTTCATTATACCATAATAATTCATTTGAACTTTGAAGGAAAAAACCGTCTCCTCTTTCATTGAATGCAGCGGAAAGTATATTTGTGAAATATTCGTTTGGGCCCTCACCTGCTCTTTCTATTTCATCTATGACCTTTCCTTTGCCATCTATGCGTATAAAGCTTTTGGTAATAGCATCATAAGCCAGAAAAACATTCTTTTCTAGATGATGGTCTAGGATAATAAACCGGGTATCCCTTTCAATGACCATTTCGTTAGTTTTATGCAATTCAGCTTGGGGGATTTGAGATTGGATACCATTTTCTTTACAAGAAAAAAAAATGATTGTTGTCAACACAATAAAAATTGAATAAGCAACTCTACTTAAATTGAAAATGATAATCATGATTTTATTTTTAATCACTAGTGTCCGAGAAACGATTTTAAAATAAGGGTAGATTCAATTGCTTGAACCTACCCTGTTTTGTGTACTTTGTGTTTACGACAACATAAATTACACATGGGTAAAAATACACATTTCTTCGGACAGCCGATTTTTTCACAGGTACTTTCTTTTGTTGACAAAACTGTTTTGTCTCAAGTCAGATCCAAACATCAATCAGACAGATACTACAAGAAGTTCGACACCTGGCAGCATTTGGTGACAATGCTTTTCTGTTCTTTGAGTGGTGCAACATCGTTGAGGGAGCTCTCTACGGGGCTTTTAGCCTGGCAAAATAAGCTGGTCCATATTGGAATTAAGACTTCTCCAAAACGATCTACCATATCTGACGGGAACAGTAAAAGACCTAGTGCAGTGTTCAGAGACATCTACATGGGGCTTTTTGAAAAACACCGTCATATTTTACCGGACAGCCGACTTAAAATGGAGGTGATCAAAAAGCTATTTATTGTTGATTCCACTGTCATAAGCCTTTTTAAAGATATTCTCAAAGTTGCAGGGAGGCCTAGAAAAGACGGGAAGAGTAAAGGTGGCATTAAAGCCCATGTGATGATACATGCCGCAGAACTTATGCCTTGTCTGATAAGGTTTACAGAGGGAGTCAGGCACGATCATACTTTCCTCAAACATCTCAATGTGCCCGAGGGCTCTTATATTGTCATGGACAAGGGATATACAGACTATCTGCAGTATGCACAATGGAGTGACAGAGGTATCTATTTTATTACAAGAATGAAAGACAATGCTGTTTATGAAAGTATAGATGACATTGATCTGCCAGATGATAAGGACCAGGAAATTATTAAAGATGAAACAATAACGCTGGAATATACCGCAAACGGAAATAAAGAGACTTTGAAACTTCGTAGAGTGGTACTTTGGGATGATACTAAATCCAAGGTCATGGTGTTTTTGACTAACAGTTTCGACCAAGAAGCCGCTACAAGGGACTATGACACAAACTGTGTAAGTTGGTTTCACTACTTACGAAGTTAAAGTTAAACCTCGAAATTCTCTGTGTGATTTAGAAGAAATCGCACAGGGAATTTGAGGAACCCGCGGTAGGCGCCCCCCGGTCTGTGTGTGGACAATTTCTTACCTTTATAACACACAGATTACAAAAATGAAAAAAGAAGATCTCCTAAATGATGACTTCCTCAAGCAGTTCAGGACTGCCGGGGAGCTTAATTCCTTCCTTCAACAGCTTCAGAAAAGAGCCGTTGAGAAAATGCTTGAAGGCGAGCTGGATGCCCATCTTGGCTATGAAAAGCATCAGAATTCCGATAATCCCAATTCAAGGAACGGCTATTCCACCAAAACAATAAAAAACACATTTGGGGAAGCTGAAATCAAAGTTCCAAGAGACAGGGAGGGTAGCTTTGAGCCTGCTCTCGTGCCCAAACGCAGAAGCATGGCGGAGGGCGTTGAAAACGTGATCATATCCATGTATGCCAAGGGAATGTCAAACCAGGACATCGAAGAGCAGATCCGCGAGCTTTATGACATCAATGTATCCACTTCCACCATCTCAAGGGTTACCGGTGCCGTAGCGGAGGATATTGTTGCATGGAGAAACAGGCCGCTTGACCCTGTATACCTGATCGTTTGGATGGACGGTATATCCTTCAAAGTCAGGGAGAACTCCAAAGTGGTCAACAAGACCGTTTACATTGCCGTTGGCCTCAGAACTAACGGCCTTAAAGAGATCCTAGGCCTTTGGCTTGGCAAGAATGAATCTTCGGCTTTCTGGATGGGGGTACTTACTGATCTGAAAGCCAGAGGGGTTGAAGATATTCTCATAACGGCAACTGACAACCTGAACGGGTTTACTGATACGATAAAAGCTTCATTCCCCCAATCAGTCACTCAGATATGTGTCGTCCACCAGATCAGAAACGCATGTAGATATGTCGCATGGAAAGACCGCAGGGCGTTTACAAGGGATATGAAGGAAATTTATACCGCCCCTACAAAAGATGCTGCTTGGGCTGCCCTGAACGATTTTGCCAAAAAATGGGAATCCAAATACGCTTATGCCATCAAAAGCTGGAGGGACAACTGGGATGAACTCACCGTTTTCTTCGATTACCCGGCTGAAATCCGTAAAATCATCTATACCACCAACCTGATTGAAAATCTCAATGGAAAGATCAGAAAATACACCAAAAACAAGCTCTCTTTCCCGACAGATGATGCCGTAATGAAGTCTGTTTTTCTCGCTGCAAGAGAAGCATCGAAAAAATGGACTATGCCTATCAGAGACTGGGGAGCTATTCTTAACAGTTTCCTGCTTATATTTGGTGATAGGGTCAGGCTTCTTGATACCTGACCATAAAACCATAATTTGAAGTTTACACACTTATCGGGATAGTGTCCGCTACAATAGCAGGGATCTATAAGTACAGATGGCAAATTGAACTTCTGTTTAAAAAACTGAAGCAAAACTTCCCTCTCAAATATTTTCTAGGGGACAACCAGAATGCGATTGAAATACAAATTTGGTGTTCGCTTATCTCTCTTCTCCTGATGGAGGTTGTCCGAAAGAACATTAAAAGAAAGTGGGCATTCTCAAATATGGTAGCTTTAGTCAGGTTTCATATGGTAAGCTATGTCCATCTAATCAACTTCCTCAACGATCCCGAAAAAGAATTAAAAGAAAGCATCAAAAATCAAGGTCAAACCTCATTATTCCCAACGTAGGGGCTTACTTTTCATTCTGATCAGAAAAAGTACTTATATTTATTCCATTCAAATGTTTTTCACTAAAGGCCAACTTTAGTCGGACACTAGTGATTTTTAATAATGGCAAAACAATTTTATTCTTAGGATATTTTTGTTTAAGGAGAAAATAGGGATTAGTTATAAACCTTAACTAATCCCTCATTTATCATGAACATCCAGTTGCAACACAGCTAATTGCTCCTCCATTACCTGAGCATTCAAGAGAAGCATCATTTGCGTTTGGACATGGACCAGAACCTGAGGTTTGCGTTCCATTTCCACATGTAGTTGTATGGGAACAATCCGTCGCTCCCATTATTGTTTTCATCTGACTTCTTTCCAATACTTCATCAGAAGTAAGTCTTAACATTTCTAAGCTTAAACTTTTCATGATTTTTAGATTTTATTAAATATTACTTTCCTCGGACATTAAAGTCACCCGAAGTCTGTGACCATTCATCGCGTTTGAATATTTTATGGTCAACAATTGCTGCATTTTTTTAAAAGATTCACTTCATTTAAGGAATTAAATGTCAATAACTATAAACCCAAGCTCATCATCTATATTTTGAAACACCCAAAGTTTCCCACCTTGGATAAAATACTTTACATATTCAGTAGTTAATTCCTCAATGAGTAATTCACTGGTTAAGTTGAAATTCTGATCAAATAATGATAAAAACACCTTTACTTCCTTTATGTCCGGCAAAAGGGAGTTATCCTTAGACTTCTTATCAGAAAATGATCTTTGGGCAGATAAACGTAAATATCTTTTATTTACATTATCCCAAACCGGAGGACCAAATATGACTTGTTCCAGTAATGATTGGTAAGTTTTGCCCAGCTCAGAATGTGTAGAAAGTGGCTTAAGAAGATGTCTTTCAGCTTTTTTTTGTGTAAGCTTTGGTTGATAATTTACCTTCCTAATAAAATTTCCTTTATTGTCAAAAAGAAACAATTCATTGGAGAATTGATGACTTACAATTACCAATTCATTTTCTTCACCAATATAAACAATCGGATCTAAGTAAGTGTAAGCTGCTGGATCGTCAATAGCTAATACAAAATTACCGTATGAATTTTCTTGTTCTATATCAAACTGGCTTACCCTATTATTTCCCACATCTAAAACATTTAGGAAAACCTGTCTTGATGAATAATCAAAACTCAGTCCGAAAACTTTTATATTTTCAGTACCGACTGCAATTTCAATCAGTGGGGTATTTTCAAAAGGCAATCCAGATGAATCAATGGCAAAGTTCCAATTTACCCGTTGTATTAAATTTCCTTTCTTATCCATCAAAATGGAATTACCAAAAGATTGCAGAAAAAATATATTCTGATCCACTAAGTTCAGCTTATTAACAAACTCTCCAGTCCCATTTGGACCTTCTTTTTCTAAAATATAGCTTTTATTAAATGCTAGTTTTCTAAGGTCTATTTCGTCTATTGAATGCTCATAACTATTGTACAAATACAATA
This Cecembia calidifontis DNA region includes the following protein-coding sequences:
- a CDS encoding IS4 family transposase, translated to MGKNTHFFGQPIFSQVLSFVDKTVLSQVRSKHQSDRYYKKFDTWQHLVTMLFCSLSGATSLRELSTGLLAWQNKLVHIGIKTSPKRSTISDGNSKRPSAVFRDIYMGLFEKHRHILPDSRLKMEVIKKLFIVDSTVISLFKDILKVAGRPRKDGKSKGGIKAHVMIHAAELMPCLIRFTEGVRHDHTFLKHLNVPEGSYIVMDKGYTDYLQYAQWSDRGIYFITRMKDNAVYESIDDIDLPDDKDQEIIKDETITLEYTANGNKETLKLRRVVLWDDTKSKVMVFLTNSFDQEAATRDYDTNCVSWFHYLRS
- a CDS encoding DUF4221 family protein; translation: MRNTMLLLLSTVLICCKQGPKDQISRVQNYNAETVTIDSKGKLLDLGYYLLISDVNLNGEILYLYNSYEHSIDEIDLRKLAFNKSYILEKEGPNGTGEFVNKLNLVDQNIFFLQSFGNSILMDKKGNLIQRVNWNFAIDSSGLPFENTPLIEIAVGTENIKVFGLSFDYSSRQVFLNVLDVGNNRVSQFDIEQENSYGNFVLAIDDPAAYTYLDPIVYIGEENELVIVSHQFSNELFLFDNKGNFIRKVNYQPKLTQKKAERHLLKPLSTHSELGKTYQSLLEQVIFGPPVWDNVNKRYLRLSAQRSFSDKKSKDNSLLPDIKEVKVFLSLFDQNFNLTSELLIEELTTEYVKYFIQGGKLWVFQNIDDELGFIVIDI
- a CDS encoding TRAP transporter small permease, which codes for MSGFNRLDKALEWAVIGSFILMILTVCLQVFARYALPWSPPWTEELARFCFIYMVSLGAGLAIKDRSYVNVDILLESMGPKQRIIMDSFILLMILMLMGLMLWFSIPLIKIVQLQLSASLKVNMALIYFSMFCMSALVLLYGIREFQKNINRLRNSR
- a CDS encoding IS256 family transposase, whose amino-acid sequence is MKKEDLLNDDFLKQFRTAGELNSFLQQLQKRAVEKMLEGELDAHLGYEKHQNSDNPNSRNGYSTKTIKNTFGEAEIKVPRDREGSFEPALVPKRRSMAEGVENVIISMYAKGMSNQDIEEQIRELYDINVSTSTISRVTGAVAEDIVAWRNRPLDPVYLIVWMDGISFKVRENSKVVNKTVYIAVGLRTNGLKEILGLWLGKNESSAFWMGVLTDLKARGVEDILITATDNLNGFTDTIKASFPQSVTQICVVHQIRNACRYVAWKDRRAFTRDMKEIYTAPTKDAAWAALNDFAKKWESKYAYAIKSWRDNWDELTVFFDYPAEIRKIIYTTNLIENLNGKIRKYTKNKLSFPTDDAVMKSVFLAAREASKKWTMPIRDWGAILNSFLLIFGDRVRLLDT
- a CDS encoding TRAP transporter large permease → MILLLFLAFLIFLIIGIPIAFALGLSSMVYLLFSDIPLIVIPQKMYAGLDVFVLLSIPGFILAGNLMNAAGITQRIIAFCNALLGHIRGGLGLANVGASMLFGGISGTAIADTASIGSVMIPAMEKEGYDKGFSCAVTATSSTLGPIIPPSLPMIIAATMTGLSVGKLFIAGIIPGLLLGLGLLGLTYFISVKRKYPKKKRASLMVMVKSFYQAFWVLMMTLLILFGIIGGVFTPTEASIMAVIYALLIGLLVYKELKWAQIPKVILDSAKMTASLMVLVGFANLFAWIMTVEEIPQLIASGLLGFTENKFLILLLINILLLFVGAFMETIAALLILFPVLLGVAVHVGVDPVQFAIIMVMNLVIGLTTPPVGVCLFVAPSIGNISLEKITRAGFPFLLVSLIILLLVTYVPEVSLFLPGLFYD
- a CDS encoding transposase gives rise to the protein MSATIAGIYKYRWQIELLFKKLKQNFPLKYFLGDNQNAIEIQIWCSLISLLLMEVVRKNIKRKWAFSNMVALVRFHMVSYVHLINFLNDPEKELKESIKNQGQTSLFPT